One Ricinus communis isolate WT05 ecotype wild-type chromosome 1, ASM1957865v1, whole genome shotgun sequence DNA window includes the following coding sequences:
- the LOC8285838 gene encoding sugar transporter ERD6-like 7: MAIQKDIGNGSGDNDVQEEVREPLMGKNLADEENGSREQNISNWMVYLSTFVSVCGSFEFGCCAGYSSPTQDAITEDLSLSLAEYSVFGSILTFGAMIGAITSGLIADFIGRKGAMRVAAALCVAGWLFIYFAKGALALDIGRLATGYGMGVFSYVVPVFVAEIAPKNLRGALTTLNQLMICSGVSVFYIIGTVITWRTLALCGLVPCAILIFGLFLIPESPRWLAKMGREKQFETALKTLRGKDTDISHEADEIKDYIETLERLPKAKLLDLFQRRYLRSVTIGVGLMVFQQFGGINGVCFYTSNIFESAGFSATIGTITYAIIQVVVTALNTTVIDKAGRKPLLLVSATGLVIACLITGTSFYLKTNDLALKAVPALAVTGILLYIGSFSAGMGAVPWVVMSEIFPINIKGVAGSLATLMNWFGAWTISYTYNFLMSWSSYGTFIIYAAINALGIVFVAKVVPETKGRTLEQIQAAINS, translated from the exons ATGGCCATCCAGAAAGACATAGGAAATGGAAGTGGTGACAATGATGTCCAAGAAGAGGTGAGGGAGCCACTCATGGGGAAGAATCTTGCAGATGAGGAAAATGGATCTAGAGAACAGAATATCAGCAACTGGATGGTTTATCTTAGTACATTTGTTTCAGTGTGTGGTTCTTTTGAATTTGGATGCTGT GCAGGCTATTCCTCACCTACTCAAGATGCTATAACAGAAGACCTCTCTCTATCTCTAGCAGAG TATTCCGTATTTGGTTCCATATTGACATTTGGTGCAATGATTGGTGCAATCACAAGCGGACTGATTGCTGATTTTATAGGCCGAAAAGGG GCGATGAGAGTGGCAGCTGCCTTATGTGTTGCAGGGTGGCTGTTCATTTACTTTGCCAAG GGGGCTTTGGCTTTGGACATTGGAAGACTGGCAACAGGATATGGAATGGGAGTCTTTTCgtatgtg GTACCTGTATTCGTAGCTGAAATTGCACCCAAAAATCTTCGTGGAGCCCTAACAACTCTAAATCAG CTTATGATATGTAGCGGAGTGTCTGTATTCTACATAATAGGAACAGTAATAACATGGAGGACCCTGGCGCTATGCG GACTTGTTCCCTGTGCTATCCTAATTTTTGGCCTATTTCTCATTCCTGAATCACCGAGATGGCTG GCAAAGATGGGACGTGAAAAGCAGTTTGAGACTGCGTTGAAAACTCTTCGTGGCAAAGACACTGATATATCTCACGAGGCAGATgaaattaag GATTATATAGAAACTCTGGAGCGGCTCCCTAAAGCTAAACTGCTCGATTTGTTTCAAAGAAGATACCTGCGATCCGTAACT ATAGGAGTCGGACTGATGGTCTTTCAGCAATTTGGAGGAATTAACGGAGTCTGCTTTTATACCAGCAACATTTTCGAGTCAGCGG GATTTTCTGCTACTATTGGAACCATAACCTATGCCATTATTCAG GTTGTAGTTACAGCCCTTAACACAACCGTGATAGACAAAGCTGGAAGAAAGCCTCTCTTATTG GTTTCTGCAACAGGACTGGTCATTGCCTGCCTGATAACTGGGACATCATTCTATTTGAAG ACTAATGACTTAGCGCTCAAGGCTGTGCCTGCACTTGCCGTTACTGGCATACTG CTATATATAGGATCCTTTTCAGCAGGAATGGGTGCAGTTCCCTGGGTTGTAATGTCAGAG ATATTtcctataaatatcaaaggaGTAGCAGGAAGCCTAGCAACGCTAATGAACTGGTTTGGTGCATGGACAATCTCctatacctacaactttctCATGTCCTGGAGCTCCTATG GTACCTTTATTATTTATGCTGCGATCAATGCACTGGGTATTGTTTTTGTGGCCAAGGTGGTGCCAGAAACCAAAGGAAGAACCCTGGAGCAGATTCAAGCAGCCATTAATTCATAG
- the LOC8285843 gene encoding uncharacterized protein LOC8285843 isoform X2: protein MLSSNTKKAPSQSFFFSAHFSTMLKILNRRLRRLCSRLRWPIHRRSRPKILIRKLGKSNSNHHNDSRNESSMNGSATVHPNGLFDCLKTEEKPIKIATFNAALFSMAPVVPKVFNSSSIDYDIEDFEKGKTSLNFNLRTRSANDRPKSILKQSPLHPSSTNGNENLSEQQKFAKSKLRVSINLPDNEISLLRNRQLSFVKDGEEANSSSNLTRSLRGKAPVRSQSAISSRNVVNGVDRDNYRSRRTVVEVLKELDADILALQDVKAEEEKEMKPLSDLAAALGMNYVFAESWAPEYGNAILSKWPIKRWEVQKIFDDTDFRNVLKATIDAPQKGEVNLYCTHLDHLDENWRMKQINAIIQSTDGPHILAGGLNSLDETDYSAERWTDIVKYHEEIGKPTPKVEVMGFLKSKHYTDAKEFAGECECARDMQVWNPSRLHIGFVKFTLQVCSWIILCVFFERNF from the exons ATGCTATCCTCAAACACAAAAAAAGCACCATCtcaatcttttttcttcaGTGCCCATTTCTCCACAATGCTCAAAATCCTCAACAGAAGGCTCAGACGCCTCTGCTCTCGTCTCCGGTGGCCGATTCATCGCCGGTCCAGGCCAAAAATTCTCATCAGAAAATTGGGAAAATCAAACTCCAATCATCATAATGACAGTAGAAATGAATCTAGCATGAACGGGTCAGCAACTGTCCATCCAAATGGCCTTTTTGATTGCTTGAAAACAGAGGAGAAGCCTATAAAGATAGCAACTTTCAATGCTGCTCTGTTCTCAATGGCCCCTGTAGTGCCTAAAGTGTTCAATTCTTCAAGTATTGACTACGATATTGAAGATTTTGAAAAGGGTAAAACTTCTTTAAACTTCAACTTGCGCACAAGGTCTGCAAATGATCGGCCAAAGAGTATACTAAAGCAGTCTCCCCTGCATCCAAGCTCCACGAATGGTAATGAGAATCTTTCAGAACAGCAAAAGTTTGCCAAATCAAAGTTAAGGGTGTCAATAAATTTGCCAGATAATGAAATTTCATTACTGAGAAACAGGCAACTGAGCTTTGTAAAAGATGGAGAGGAGGCTAATTCAAGCAGCAATTTAACTAGAAGTCTTAGAGGAAAAGCTCCAGTGAGGTCACAAAGCGCGATTTCTTCAAGAAATGTCGTTAATGGAGTCGATAGAGATAATTATAGGAGTAGAAGAACAGTTGTTGAAGTTTTGAAAGAACTGGATGCTGATATATTAGCTCTACAAGATGTGAAAGCagaggaagagaaagaaatgaagcCTCTTTCTGATTTGGCTGCTGCTTTAGGAATGAATTATGTTTTTGCTGAAAGTTGGGCTCCTGAATATGGCAATGCTATCTTGTCTAAATGGCCAATTAAGAGATGGGAAGTTCAGAAAATCTTTGATGATACTGATTTCAG GAATGTTCTTAAGGCAACAATAGATGCGCCCCAGAAAGGAGAAGTCAACTTATACTGTACACATCTTGATCATCTTGATGAGAATTGGAGGATGAAGCAAATTAATGCAATTATACAATCTACTGATGGTCCCCATATCTTAGCTGGTGGTCTTAATTCCTTGGATGAAACGGATTATTCAGCAGAGAGGTGGACAGATATTGTCAAG TACCATGAAGAGATTGGGAAGCCAACACCAAAAGTAGAAGTGATGGGATTCTTGAAGAGTAAACACTACACTGATGCTAAAGAATTTGCGGGAGAATGCGA ATGTGCAAGGGACATGCAAGTATGGAACCCGAGTAGACTACATATTGGCTTCGTCAAATTCACCTTACAAGTTTGTTCCTGGATCATACTCTGTGTATTCTTCGAAAGGAACTTCTGA
- the LOC8285843 gene encoding uncharacterized protein LOC8285843 isoform X1, which translates to MLSSNTKKAPSQSFFFSAHFSTMLKILNRRLRRLCSRLRWPIHRRSRPKILIRKLGKSNSNHHNDSRNESSMNGSATVHPNGLFDCLKTEEKPIKIATFNAALFSMAPVVPKVFNSSSIDYDIEDFEKGKTSLNFNLRTRSANDRPKSILKQSPLHPSSTNGNENLSEQQKFAKSKLRVSINLPDNEISLLRNRQLSFVKDGEEANSSSNLTRSLRGKAPVRSQSAISSRNVVNGVDRDNYRSRRTVVEVLKELDADILALQDVKAEEEKEMKPLSDLAAALGMNYVFAESWAPEYGNAILSKWPIKRWEVQKIFDDTDFRNVLKATIDAPQKGEVNLYCTHLDHLDENWRMKQINAIIQSTDGPHILAGGLNSLDETDYSAERWTDIVKYHEEIGKPTPKVEVMGFLKSKHYTDAKEFAGECESVVMIAKGQNVQGTCKYGTRVDYILASSNSPYKFVPGSYSVYSSKGTSDHHIVKVDIVKVSSSSSDRENVARKRRQPPKHKVVRILNSSPSKGIWKAHS; encoded by the exons ATGCTATCCTCAAACACAAAAAAAGCACCATCtcaatcttttttcttcaGTGCCCATTTCTCCACAATGCTCAAAATCCTCAACAGAAGGCTCAGACGCCTCTGCTCTCGTCTCCGGTGGCCGATTCATCGCCGGTCCAGGCCAAAAATTCTCATCAGAAAATTGGGAAAATCAAACTCCAATCATCATAATGACAGTAGAAATGAATCTAGCATGAACGGGTCAGCAACTGTCCATCCAAATGGCCTTTTTGATTGCTTGAAAACAGAGGAGAAGCCTATAAAGATAGCAACTTTCAATGCTGCTCTGTTCTCAATGGCCCCTGTAGTGCCTAAAGTGTTCAATTCTTCAAGTATTGACTACGATATTGAAGATTTTGAAAAGGGTAAAACTTCTTTAAACTTCAACTTGCGCACAAGGTCTGCAAATGATCGGCCAAAGAGTATACTAAAGCAGTCTCCCCTGCATCCAAGCTCCACGAATGGTAATGAGAATCTTTCAGAACAGCAAAAGTTTGCCAAATCAAAGTTAAGGGTGTCAATAAATTTGCCAGATAATGAAATTTCATTACTGAGAAACAGGCAACTGAGCTTTGTAAAAGATGGAGAGGAGGCTAATTCAAGCAGCAATTTAACTAGAAGTCTTAGAGGAAAAGCTCCAGTGAGGTCACAAAGCGCGATTTCTTCAAGAAATGTCGTTAATGGAGTCGATAGAGATAATTATAGGAGTAGAAGAACAGTTGTTGAAGTTTTGAAAGAACTGGATGCTGATATATTAGCTCTACAAGATGTGAAAGCagaggaagagaaagaaatgaagcCTCTTTCTGATTTGGCTGCTGCTTTAGGAATGAATTATGTTTTTGCTGAAAGTTGGGCTCCTGAATATGGCAATGCTATCTTGTCTAAATGGCCAATTAAGAGATGGGAAGTTCAGAAAATCTTTGATGATACTGATTTCAG GAATGTTCTTAAGGCAACAATAGATGCGCCCCAGAAAGGAGAAGTCAACTTATACTGTACACATCTTGATCATCTTGATGAGAATTGGAGGATGAAGCAAATTAATGCAATTATACAATCTACTGATGGTCCCCATATCTTAGCTGGTGGTCTTAATTCCTTGGATGAAACGGATTATTCAGCAGAGAGGTGGACAGATATTGTCAAG TACCATGAAGAGATTGGGAAGCCAACACCAAAAGTAGAAGTGATGGGATTCTTGAAGAGTAAACACTACACTGATGCTAAAGAATTTGCGGGAGAATGCGAGTCAGTAGTGATGATAGCTAAAGGCcaaa ATGTGCAAGGGACATGCAAGTATGGAACCCGAGTAGACTACATATTGGCTTCGTCAAATTCACCTTACAAGTTTGTTCCTGGATCATACTCTGTGTATTCTTCGAAAGGAACTTCTGATCATCATATTGTTAAAGTTGATATAGTAAAAGTAAGTAGCAGCAGCAGTGATCGAGAAAATGTCGCAAGAAAGAGAAGGCAACCACCTAAACACAAAGTTGTAAGGATACTTAACTCTTCTCCTTCCAAAGGTATTTGGAAAGCACATTCTTGA
- the LOC8285842 gene encoding LOW QUALITY PROTEIN: probable indole-3-acetic acid-amido synthetase GH3.6 (The sequence of the model RefSeq protein was modified relative to this genomic sequence to represent the inferred CDS: inserted 4 bases in 3 codons; deleted 3 bases in 2 codons), which translates to MMSQSTLKLFTVKFRYDYVDHINQMADGQFDHDQPLLSVDPLVCFFYSSGASTMKPKLIPYYDSALSRAASYIAHQGSKAIFKENNWDRIVSKLWPNARYVKCVSTGSMKQYYSKLKPYTGEVMILGGDYFASECPVGINFDIKQPPETTRXVMLPTAAYFEFLPFNXERGSVIGKETVDFSGDEIGKAYEVVVITYRGFYRYRLGNIVRIVSLRNSSPEVEFLMRTPRTAXVTEKNLMSAKESFQIVITNTVEAAEIDEYASFLDLELSPKQLKIFLEVKEGCVLVQDEKLKLKESVKAVKNCSSSLENGLGGLYKVQRDRGEIGPLLITMVKPGSFDRILQMAVENGVPASQYKPPKIIRNSKIVGILEAADLVTICSDSLNGGDL; encoded by the exons ATGATGTCCCAGTCGACGCTCAAACTTTTCACCGTCAAGTTTCGTTATGATTACGTAGATCACATCAATCAAATGGCTGACGGTCAATTCGATCACGATCAGCCCTTGCTATCAGTTGACCCCCTTGTTTGTTTCTTCTAcag CTCCGGCGCTAGTACAATGAAGCCTAAATTGATACCGTATTATGATTCAGCTTTATCAAGAGCTGCATCCTATATAGCTCACCAGGGCAGTAAGGCAATCTTT AAGGAAAACAATTGGGATAGGATTGTGTCCAAGTTGTGGCCTAATGCTCGTTATGTGAAGTGTGTTTCTACTGGAAGTATGAAGCAGTACTATTCCAAGCTCAAGCCGTATACAGGAGAGGTAATGATTTTAGGTGGAGATTACTTTGCATCAGAATGTCCTGTGGGTATTAACTTTGATATCAAGCAACCTCCGGAGACAACTC TTGTTATGCTTCCAACGGCTGCGTACTTCGAGTTTCTTCCATTCA TTGAAAGAGGTAGTGTGATTGGCAAAGAAACTGTGGATTTTTCAGGTGACGAAATAGGTAAGGCATACGAGGTGGTTGTGATAACTTACAGAGGATTTTATCGTTACCGCTTGGGTAATATTGTGAGAATTGTCAGTTTGCGTAATTCATCTCCGGAAGTGGAGTTTCTGATGAGAACTCCTAGAACTGC TGTAACAGAGAAAAACTTGATGTCCGCAAAGGAAAGTTTTCAGATTGTGATAACAAATACTGTGGAAGCGGCAGAGATTGACGAGTATGCAAGTTTTCTGgacttggaattgagtccaaagcAATTGAAAATATTCTTAGAAGTTAAAGAGGGGTGTGTGCTTGTGCAGGACGAGAAACTTAAACTTAAAGAATCAGTTAAAGCTGTAAAGAATTGTAGTTCCTCTCTTGAGAAT GGGTTGGGAGGTCTATACAAGGTGCAGAGGGATCGAGGTGAAATAGGTCCTCTGTTAATAACTATGGTAAAACCTGGTAGCTTTGACAGGATATTACAAATGGCTGTGGAGAATGGAGTACCAGCTAGTCAATATAAACCCCCGAAGATCATCCGAAATAGCAAAATCGTTGGTATTTTGGAAGCAGCTGATCTTGTGACTATATGTTCGGACTCGTTGAATGGAGGAGATCTCTGA
- the LOC8285874 gene encoding putative laccase-9, whose protein sequence is MELKKKDLLLDFLVALSLIGMLFSFVEAKVHYYDFVLEEKNFTRLCSTKSALVVNGSLPGPTVYVSKGDIMYVNVHNRGGYKVTIHWHGVKQPRNPWSDGPEYITQCGIQPGTNFTYEVIFSDEVGTLWWHAHSDWTRNTVHGAIVIHPEDGASYPFPTPDGEEVLVLGSWYTYDVNLAVEQDLAYGDDLPLSDAYLINGQPGDFCNCSKESTHRWQVESGKTYLVRLVNAIMNAEVFFAIAGHNITVVGTDAAYIKPIVTSYIQIGPGQTMDFLLTTNQSPSQYYVAARQFYTDKVIFTEYNKVNVTAILEYKGNYTPPAAPLFPSSTLPTYTDIDAGFLFRNKLRSLYDQDVPKNITTSMYVVASQNQFFMNRSGDVIISLAASLSNISWVNPKTDVLQAYYYNISGFFTEDFPDMPPNFYDFTAEGLPTNTTQSLMGTKVKVLEYGEEVEMVFQNANVLNASEDHPMHLHGHSFYVVGAGAGNFDFKEDPKTYNLVDPPSVNTATLPKIGWLTVRFRALNPGVWLWHCHLDRHLSWGMNTVLLVKNGGTPETSIREPPPNMPICDDAPELRLFKSDFSAPDMLGK, encoded by the exons TTGGAAGAGAAAAATTTTACAAGATTGTGTAGCACAAAATCTGCTTTGGTTGTCAATGGAAGCCTTCCAGGGCCTACAGTTTATGTCAGCAAGGGTGATATCATGTATGTTAATGTTCACAATAGAGGAGGTTATAAAGTCACCATTCACTG GCATGGAGTGAAGCAACCCAGAAATCCATGGTCTGATGGTCCTGAGTACATTACACAATGTGGAATTCAACCTGGTACGAACTTCACTTATGAGGTGATATTCTCTGATGAGGTAGGCACTCTTTGGTGGCATGCTCATAGTGACTGGACAAGAAATACTGTCCACGGAGCCATTGTCATTCATCCTGAAGATGGAGCCTCCTACCCTTTTCCCACTCCTGATGGTGAAGAAGTTCTTGTATTGG GCTCATGGTATACTTACGATGTAAATTTAGCGGTCGAACAAGACCTTGCATATGGGGATGATTTACCTCTATCAGATGCTTATCTCATAAATGGCCAACCAGGAGACTTCTGCAATTGCTCTAAAG AATCAACACACCGTTGGCAAGTTGAGTCAGGAAAGACCTATCTTGTTCGTTTAGTAAACGCAATCATGAATGCGGAAGTATTCTTTGCAATCGCTGGACATAATATAACAGTTGTGGGAACAGATGCAGCATATATAAAACCAATTGTAACAAGCTATATCCAGATAGGTCCAGGACAGACTATGGACTTCTTGCTGACCACAAACCAGTCTCCTAGCCAGTATTACGTTGCTGCCAGACAATTTTATACAGACAAAGTAATCTTCACTGAGTATAACAAAGTAAATGTTACTGCAATTCTTGAATATAAAGGCAACTACACTCCTCCAGCAGCTCCTCTTTTCCCATCCAGCACCCTTCCTACTTACACAGATATCGATGCTGGATTTTTATTCAGAAATAAGTTAAGGAGCCTTTATGATCAGGATGTcccaaaaaatattactactaGTATGTATGTCGTAGCTTCACAGAACCAGTTCTTTATGAACCGATCAGGCGACGTTATTATCTCTCTTGCTGCAAGCTTAAGCAATATCAGTTGGGTAAATCCGAAAACAGATGTCCTTCAGGCCTACTACTA CAATATAAGCGGTTTCTTCACTGAAGATTTCCCAGACATGCCGccaaatttctatgatttcACTGCAGAAGGTTTACCTACTAATACCACACAGTCATTGATGGGGACCAAAGTTAAGGTGCTGGAATATGGAGAGGAGGTGGAGATGGTCTTTCAAAATGCTAATGTATTGAATGCATCAGAGGATCATCCAATGCATCTCCATGGGCATAGCTTTTATGTTGTTGGAGCAGGAGCTGGAAATTTTGACTTCAAAGAGGACCCCAAAACGTACAACTTGGTTGATCCGCCATCCGTCAATACTGCTACACTTCCAAAGATTGGTTGGCTCACTGTTAGATTTCGAGCACTAAATCCCG GAGTTTGGCTATGGCATTGTCACTTAGATCGTCATCTGAGTTGGGGTATGAACACTGTGTTGTTAGTCAAAAATGGTGGCACTCCTGAGACATCTATCCGCGAACCACCACCAAATATGCCTATTTGTGATGATGCACCAGAACTTAGACTTTTTAAATCCGACTTTTCAGCACCAGATATGCTAGGGAAGTAA
- the LOC8285836 gene encoding receptor-like cytosolic serine/threonine-protein kinase RBK2 produces the protein MEKKGDTSSPVGVLEDYFRSEESESSSSKEPTSDFDSQKSSKPVSRWRGFFQLLKSRTKKPLATLHPLSVLKLSLRRSSSMREMVPNLFADSDSYNLNCPRMSFTLSELQAATNDFSQENLIGKGGYAEVYKGCLKNGKLVAIKRLIRGTADEIVGDFLSEMGIMAHVNHPNTARLIGYGIEGGMHLVLELSPHGSLASVLSGSKETLKWDIRYKIAVGTAEGIRYLHEDCQRRIIHRDIKAANILLTEDFEPQICDFGLAKWLPQQWTHHVVSKFEGTFGYLAPEYLMHGIVDEKTDVFAFGVLLLELVTGRRALDYSQQSLVLWAKPLLKKNEIRELVDPALGNDYNARQMNLILLAASLCIQQSSLRRPKITQVVQILNDNLNSLRSMKKSRVAFFRKAFREELFREEEYKSPENEMNSVGLKG, from the exons ATGGAGAAAAAGGGGGACACAAGCTCTCCAGTTGGGGTTCTTGAAGACTATTTTAGAAGTGAAGAATCAGAAAGCTCTTCTTCAAAAGAGCCCACATCAGACTTCGACTCACAAAAAAGTTCAAAACCCGTTTCTCGTTGGCGTGGATTTTTCCAATTGCTAAAAAGTAGAACAAAGAAACCTTTAGCCACATTGCATCCTCTTAGTGTACTAAAACTTTCATTGAGAAGGAGCTCCAGTATGAGAGAAATGGTACCAAATCTTTTTGCAGATTCTGATTCTTACAATTTGAATTGCCCAAGAATGAGCTTTACTCTCTCTGAACTCCAAGCTGCAACCAATGATTTTAGCCAAG AAAATTTGATTGGAAAAGGTGGTTATGCTGAAGTTTACAAAGGGTGCTTAAAAAATGGGAAATTAGTAGCTATTAAGCGGCTAATAAGAGGAACAGCTGATGAGATTGTAGGTGACTTCCTATCTGAGATGGGGATTATGGCTCATGTAAACCATCCGAACACAGCTAGGTTAATCGGGTATGGAATTGAAGGAGGAATGCACCTTGTGCTTGAGTTGTCTCCACATGGGAGCTTAGCTTCTGTGCTTTCTG GTTCCAAAGAGACATTGAAATGGGATATCAGGTATAAGATTGCAGTAGGAACAGCTGAAGGTATACGATATCTTCATGAGGATTGCCAGAGAAGAATAATACATAGAGATATCAAGGCTGCTAATATTTTGCTTACCGAAGATTTTGAGCCTCAG ATATGTGATTTTGGGCTTGCAAAATGGCTACCACAGCAGTGGACTCACCACGTTGTATCTAAATTCGAGGGTACATTTGG CTATCTTGCTCCAGAGTACTTAATGCATGGTATAGTAGATGAAAAAACAGATGTTTTTGCCTTTGGCGTACTGCTGTTGGAATTAGTCACTGGACGACGAGCACTTGATTACTCGCAGCAAAGTCTCGTCCTGTGG gCAAAGCCTTTGCTCAAGAAGAATGAGATCAGAGAGCTGGTTGATCCTGCTCTTGGCAATGACTATAATGCGAGACAAATGAATCTCATACTCTTGGCTGCTTCTTTATGCATACAACAGTCTTCCTTAAGGAGGCCTAAAATAACTCAG GTTGTGCAGATTCTGAATGATAATCTTAACAGCTTGAGAAGTATGAAGAAATCACGCGTGGCATTCTTTCGAAAAGCTTTCCGCGAGGAGCTCTTCAGAGAAGAGGAGTACAAATCCCCCGAGAATGAGATGAACTCAGTTGGTCTAAAAGGTTGA
- the LOC8285837 gene encoding probable LRR receptor-like serine/threonine-protein kinase RKF3, with amino-acid sequence MSLFRLHNLLFFFTLLSLCLTPTLAANDTVSCPLNFTILSNIIADSKPAGFGPNQECQYIKNGLRFVQSYYLQHSNSFLPPLSSAESCWRVYQDFVDKFISNFDIRASCGYNTSWISEGCMNITTKSQFEALIPISSFNDVAINCNQSLENNSPCAACTASLSRQQASYLTGKSVGNLSDCQAYPAIYAGAFLNRFGPTDRGTAKCLFLLDFEPKNPRHKKKKTLIFVLVVVILGVVLSLIISGCWYFRRIKKKTRERSRNRGTEITGGLSSGLEGISESTTFAKFKFDEIKEATRNFSRDHIIGRGGYGNVYKGILPDGSQVAFKRFKNLSAAGDASFAHEVEVIASVRHVNLVALRGYCTATTPFEGHQRIIVCDLMKNGSLHDHLFGGVKEKLSWPIRQNIALGTARGLAYLHYGVQPGIIHRDIKASNILLDDRFEPKVADFGLAKFTLEGATHLSTRVAGTMGYVAPEYALYGQLTERSDVYSFGVVLLELLSGKKALAMSGESQPSLVTDWAWSLVREGRTLDVIEDGMPELGPNDVVEKHVLIALLCSHPQLYARPTMDQVVKMLETDQAIPTIPERPIPLVAEMDDIERSVSSSGSGQLSSSTGYQLYTFESNRHSSFKDERRSSDSRPVELL; translated from the coding sequence ATGTCCCTCTTCCGCCTTCACAAtctcctctttttcttcacCTTACTATCTCTCTGCCTGACCCCAACTCTCGCTGCAAACGACACCGTTTCCTGCCCGCTCAACTTCACAATCCTAAGCAACATAATCGCCGACTCAAAGCCCGCAGGTTTCGGACCCAATCAAGAGTGCCAGTACATCAAGAACGGTTTACGATTCGTCCAATCCTACTATCTCCAGCACAGTAACTCCTTCTTGCCTCCACTCAGCTCAGCCGAGTCATGCTGGCGCGTTTACCAGGATTTTGTTGACAAATTCATCTCCAACTTCGATATTCGCGCCTCTTGCGGTTATAACACAAGCTGGATCTCTGAAGGATGCATGAATATCACTACAAAGTCACAATTTGAAGCCTTGATCCCTATCTCTTCCTTTAATGATGTCGCTATCAATTGTAACCAGTCCTTGGAAAATAATTCACCTTGTGCGGCTTGTACTGCAAGCTTGTCGAGACAACAAGCGTCGTATTTGACTGGAAAATCAGTTGGGAACTTGTCTGATTGTCAAGCGTATCCCGCGATTTATGCTGGTGCGTTTTTAAATAGGTTTGGTCCCACTGATAGAGGTACTGCTAAGTGTTTGTTTTTGTTAGATTTCGAACCCAAAAATCCGAggcataaaaagaaaaaaactttgatttttgttttggttGTTGTGATTTTGGGTGTTGTTTTGTCGTTAATAATTAGTGGGTGTTGGTATTTTAGgagaataaagaagaaaaccaGGGAGAGAAGTCGTAATAGAGGAACTGAGATTACGGGTGGTTTGAGTTCTGGGTTAGAGGGAATTAGTGAAAGTACTACTTTTGCTAAGTTTAAATTTGATGAGATCAAAGAAGCTACGAGGAATTTCTCTAGGGATCATATTATTGGAAGAGGAGGATATGGTAATGTGTATAAAGGTATATTGCCTGATGGGTCTCAAGTTGCTTTTAAAAGGTTTAAGAACTTATCAGCTGCTGGTGATGCTAGTTTTGCGCATGAAGTTGAGGTTATTGCCAGTGTTAGGCATGTTAATCTTGTTGCTCTGAGAGGGTATTGTACTGCTACAACTCCGTTTGAGGGTCATCAAAGGATAATTGTGTGTGATTTGATGAAGAATGGGAGTTTACATGACCATTTATTTGGAGGTGTTAAGGAAAAGCTTAGTTGGCCAATTAGGCAAAATATTGCATTGGGGACTGCAAGAGGATTAGCTTATTTGCATTATGGGGTTCAACCGGGCATAATCCATAGGGATATTAAAGCTAGTAATATACTTTTGGATGACCGGTTTGAGCCTAAGGTGGCGGATTTTGGACTTGCAAAGTTTACGCTAGAGGGTGCAACGCATTTGAGCACTAGGGTAGCTGGAACTATGGGATATGTTGCTCCTGAGTACGCTTTGTATGGGCAATTGACAGAGAGAAGTGATGTTTATAGTTTCGGCGTTGTGCTTCTTGAGCTTTTGAGTGGCAAGAAGGCACTCGCTATGAGTGGTGAGAGCCAACCTTCTCTTGTGACTGATTGGGCTTGGTCATTGGTGAGGGAAGGGAGAACTTTAGATGTTATTGAAGATGGTATGCCAGAGTTAGGCCCGAATGATGTTGTAGAGAAACATGTTTTGATTGCACTTCTTTGTTCCCATCCGCAGTTATATGCTAGGCCAACTATGGATCAGGTCGTGAAAATGTTGGAAACAGACCAAGCTATTCCCACTATCCCAGAAAGGCCAATTCCTCTTGTAGCTGAGATGGACGATATTGAGAGGTCAGTAAGCAGTAGTGGCTCAGGTCAGCTCTCTAGTTCCACTGGCTACCAGTTATATACATTTGAAAGTAATCGCCATTCTAGCTTTAAGGATGAAAGGCGTAGTTCAGACTCCAGACCTGTAGAATTGTTGTAA